AGGCGTTGCAGCATTTCGAAGAGGCGATCTCGGATCGCCCGGAAGTGATGGAGTGCTATTTGATGGCCGGTGACCCGGACTATCTGATCCGCGTGCTGGTGCCGACCATTCAGTCGCTGGAACGCTTCATGATGGACTTTTTGACCAAGGTGCCGGGGGTGGCGAACATTCGTTCGAGCTTTGCGCTCAAGCAGGTGAGGTATAAGACGGCGCTGCCGTTGCCGGCGAATGGGTTGACTCTTGGGACTTAATATATTGAATGTGGGGCGGGGAGTTTCCGCCCCTAGATAAGTTGATCAAGTAATGCTCTCAATTAATGAGTTGTATTGATCTGGGTCCTTTTGTTTTATTGTGTTGAGCACATAATTGGCAAGTTTTGGTATTTCCGGGATCTCAGAGGGTTTGATGCTTCTGTCAAAAATTTCTTCTAGGTGGGATTGTTCATTGTAAAGTCTATTTGAGAGCTCAGTGGCTAACTGGTCGCCACCAAAAAATTTTCCAAGTTTTTCTTCCGTGCTCGAGTGCGAAGGGTATTTGTAGAAAAGGTACGCTTCTAGAAATTTTCTCAAGTTGTTGCCAAAATTATAGAAGGCTTCGTGGTCCGAATCGCCTATTATTGGTTGGGTGCATTTGTATATCTGGCTGAATAAGTAGTTGAATTCGGTTATATAATTTTTTAGGTAGCTAGGCATTAGCTTAATGGCGGAGTTTCTTTCGGTGCGTTCCAAGATAAAGTATTCGGAGTCGTTCTTTGGTTTCGAGATTCTTTTTAGGTATTTGAGGAAGTCTAGGCTGTGGGTCGAAATAAATAACTGACTATATCTGTATGTATTCGTTTGGTTGACGGCCTTTATCGGTTTGGCTAGCATTGCTTCGATCAGGCTGTAGACGAAAAATATATGGTTGCTATCAAGGCTTGAAATTGGGTCGTCAATCCAAATTATTAATTCCTTGTCTTTGGTTTCGATATCTTCTAGTTTTGCCATGAAGTAACAGAAGGCTACGAGGCTGCACTCGCCTTCGCTGAGATTGTGAGCTATATCATTTGATCTACTGATTCTAAAATGAACACCTTTTGTAGTATCTTCGTCTATGGCGGATAGCTGTAGTCCGGAGTGTCCGAAATGATGTT
The window above is part of the Pseudomonas sp. B21-048 genome. Proteins encoded here:
- the bkdR gene encoding Bkd operon transcriptional regulator BkdR, whose amino-acid sequence is MRKLDRTDIGILNSLQENARITNADLARSVNLSPTPCFNRVKAMEELGLIREQVTLLDADLLGLHVNVFIHVSLEKQVEEALQHFEEAISDRPEVMECYLMAGDPDYLIRVLVPTIQSLERFMMDFLTKVPGVANIRSSFALKQVRYKTALPLPANGLTLGT